A genomic stretch from Rhineura floridana isolate rRhiFlo1 chromosome 18, rRhiFlo1.hap2, whole genome shotgun sequence includes:
- the NMNAT1 gene encoding nicotinamide/nicotinic acid mononucleotide adenylyltransferase 1, with translation MENSDGRTEVVLLACGSFNPITNMHLRLFELARDHLHETGKYKVVKGIISPVGDAYKKKGLISARHRVTMARLATESSDWVEVDDWESSQKEWQETVKVLRYHQQKLKRSDLANSFDDAAPLSKAGRKRKRESGRQLPVGRNQSQTKGVPQLKLLCGTDILESFGVPKLWKPEDITEIMTNHGMVCISRVGNNARRFIYESDVLWRHKDSIHLVEEWITNDISATNIRRALRRGQSVRYLIPDVVQAYIKQHNLYTAESEDQNSGVTLAPLQRYTRKTTKN, from the exons ATGGAGAATTCGGATGGCAGGACTGAGGTGGTCCTCCTGGCCTGCGGGTCCTTCAACCCGATCACCAACATGCACCTCCGGCTCTTTGAACTGGCGAGAGATCACTTGCACGAAACAG GGAAATATAAAGTGGTGAAAGGGATAATTTCGCCCGTCGGGGATGCGTATAAGAAGAAAGGCCTGATCAGCGCCAGACACCGGGTGACGATGGCCAGGCTTGCGACAGAAAGTTCCGACTGGGTGGAAGTAGATGACTGGGAGAGCAGCCAAAAGGAATGGCAGGAGACTGTCAAAGTTCTCCG ATATCACCAGCAGAAGCTGAAGCGTTCGGATCTTGCCAACAGCTTTGATGATGCGGCTCCTTTGAGCAAAGCAGGACGGAAAAGGAAACGCGAATCAGGCAGACAACTCCCCGTTGGCCGGAATCAATCACAAACCAAAG gtgTCCCCCAGCTGAAGCTCCTCTGTGGGACAGATATTTTGGAGTCCTTTGGGGTCCCCAAACTCTGGAAGCCAGAAGATATCACAGAAATCATGACCAACCACGGCATGGTCTGCATCTCCAGGGTGGGGAACAATGCCCGGAGATTCATCTACGAGTCTGACGTGCTGTGGAGGCACAAGGATAGCATTCACCTGGTTGAGGAATGGATTACCAATGATATCTCGGCCACCAACATCCGGAGAGCGCTGCGGAGGGGCCAGAGTGTCCGATACCTGATACCTGACGTGGTTCAGGCCTACATCAAGCAGCACAACCTGTACACCGCGGAGAGCGAAGATCAGAATTCAGGGGTCACCCTAGCTCCTCTACAGAGATACACAAGGAAGACTACAAAAAATTGA
- the RBP7 gene encoding retinoid-binding protein 7: MPMDFSGTWNLVSSDNFESYMLALGIDFATRKIAKMLKPQKVIKQEGDSFSISTTSTFRNYFVEFKIGEEFEEDNKGLDNRKCTSVVTWDNDKLVCVQTGEKRNRGWTHWIEGDELYLELRCEEQVSRQVFKRV, encoded by the exons ATGCCTATGGATTTCAGCGGCACCTGGAACCTTGTCAGCAGTGACAACTTTGAAAGCTATATGTTGGCATTAG GTATTGATTTTGCCACTCGTAAGATAGCAAAAATGCTGAAGCCGCAGAAGGTCATCAAACAGGAGGGGGACTCGTTCTCTATCAGCACAACAAGCACTTTCCGCAACTACTTTGTTGAGTTCAAGATCGGAGAGGAGTTTGAAGAAGACAACAAAGGCTTGGACAACAGAAAATGCACG AGTGTAGTTACCTGGGACAATGACAAACTTGTTTGTGTCCAGACTGGGGAGAAGAGGAACAGAGGATGGACCCACTGGATCGAAGGAGATGAGCTGTATTTG GAACTCCGGTGTGAAGAACAAGTAAGCAGGCAAGTTTTCAAGAGAGTGTGA